The nucleotide sequence AATTCATACGATACAGGAAATACAGAGAATCAATTTTGAACAGGTATTTATGGGTGTAACCGGCTACTGTGAACAGACAGGATTTACCTGCGGCGTGGACGAAGAAGCAGTTCTGAAAAGGACTGTTATGGACCGGGCCGGACAGAAAATTATCCTGATGGATTCATCCAAAACAGAGGTGAAAAGTACATATTCCATCTGCGGGCTGGAGGATGTGGATCTTATTATTTCCGACGGCGGCCTTTCAGAAGAATTTCAGAAAGAATGCAGGAATTATAAGATACCGGTCATCTGATGCACAAAAGGCGATTCTTTTATCCGGGATTCCGTATCCACATACGGGACAGTTATTTTGCAGTCAGGAGCAAATCAAGGTCAAAGGAGATAATTTATGAAAAACGGAGTTCAGCGTTTTGGTAAATTTCTCTCAGCAATGATTATGCCCAATATAGGCGCGTTGATTGCGTTTGGTTTTCTGGCGGCGTTTTTTAACGACAAAGGCTGGATACCGCATGAGGGATTTGCCACCATTTTTTCAGCTATTTTAGTTTATTTAATTCCAATCTTAATCGCTTCCACAGGTGGAAAACTTATTGGAGGCGAACGGGGCAGCGTAGTGGCTGCAATCGCGGTGGTGGGAGCCATAATGAGCGATCCGGACACCACAATGCTGATGGCGGCCATGATTATGGGGCCTCTGGCAGGATTTTGCATCAAAAAATTTGACAAAGCCATGGAAGGGCGTATGCCGGCAGGCTTTGAAATGCTGATTAACAACTTTTCCGTTGGAATTCTGGGAATGCTGCTGGCCATGTTCGGATTTCTTGCAGTAGGGCCTTTTATGAATGTGATTCTTGGGATTTTGTCCGCAGGAGTGACATTCCTGGTGGAACACAGTGTTCTTCCGCTGATTGCGGTTTTTATCGAGCCGGCGAAGGTACTGTTTCTGAACAATGCACTGAATCATGGAATTTTCACACCCATTGCCACTGCTCAGGCGGCAGAGACCGGAAAATCCATTATGTACATGCTGGAAGCAAATCCCGGCCCCGGCCTTGGCGTACTGCTGGCTTACATGTTTTTCTGTAAAGATAAGGAAACCAGGCAGTCTGCCCCCGGTGCGGTGATTATCCATCTGTTAGGCGGTATCCATGAAATTTATTTCCCCTATATTCTGATGAACCCCCTGGTGATTGTGGGGCCCATTCTGGGCAATATGGCGGCGATTTTCTGGTTCAATCTGACAGACTGCGGACTGGTGGGGCCCGCTTCTCCAGGTTCCATTATCGCATACCTGATGATGACGCCTGGAAACAGAATGGTTCAGGTGATTGTAGGCGTACTGATTGCCACTGTGATTTCTTTCCTGGTTTCTTCTGCCATCATCCGCATGTCCAAAGGCAAAAGCCTGGAGGAGGCACAGGAAGAACTGGCCAGCCGGAAAGCGGAAGCAAAAGGAACCGCTCAGACTCCGGCGTCCATTACAGCAGAAGGTGTGAAAAAAGTAGTATTTGCCTGCGACGCAGGTATGGGTTCTTCCGCTATGGGGGCAACGAAGTTCCGAAATCGTATTAAGGCCCAGCGGCCGGATCTGACGGTAATCAATACGTCTGTGGATACCATTCCGCCGGACTGCGACATTGCAGTGGTGCAGATTACGCTGGTGGAACGGGCAAGGAAATCCGTGCCCAACGCCCAGATGGTGACCATCAACAATTTCCTGGCTGACCCGGCGCTGGACACTCTGTATGCACAGCTGACAGCGGAAGGTGGAACAAAACAGGAAGATAGCGCACCTGAACAGCCGAAGGAAGAAAACACTCCGGCGTCATCCGGAACAGGAATTCTGGTCAGGGACGGAATCAGGCTGAACCTGAAATCTGTTTCCAAAGAAGAGGCCATTCAGGCGGCAGGAGAACTTCTGGTGAAGCTGGGGTATGTGGATTCTTCTTACATTGATGCCATGCAGGAGAGGGAGAAAATAGTGACCACCTATATGGGCCTTGGCGTGGCTATTCCCCATGGAACTTCTCAGGCCAAAGGGACTGTGAAAAAGACGGGTATCGTGGTTCTGCAGTATCCGGAGGGCGTTGTGTTCGGAGAAGAGAAAGCACAGCTTGTATTCGGTATCGCAGGTGTAGGCGACGAGCATCTGGAACTGCTGGGAAAAATCTGCGGAATGCTGGAAAATGAAGCAGTTCTGGAAGAATTTAAGACAACGAATCAGATTGACTGGGTATTGGAAAAATTAAATTAAAA is from Lachnospiraceae bacterium JLR.KK002 and encodes:
- a CDS encoding PTS mannitol transporter subunit IICBA; this translates as MKNGVQRFGKFLSAMIMPNIGALIAFGFLAAFFNDKGWIPHEGFATIFSAILVYLIPILIASTGGKLIGGERGSVVAAIAVVGAIMSDPDTTMLMAAMIMGPLAGFCIKKFDKAMEGRMPAGFEMLINNFSVGILGMLLAMFGFLAVGPFMNVILGILSAGVTFLVEHSVLPLIAVFIEPAKVLFLNNALNHGIFTPIATAQAAETGKSIMYMLEANPGPGLGVLLAYMFFCKDKETRQSAPGAVIIHLLGGIHEIYFPYILMNPLVIVGPILGNMAAIFWFNLTDCGLVGPASPGSIIAYLMMTPGNRMVQVIVGVLIATVISFLVSSAIIRMSKGKSLEEAQEELASRKAEAKGTAQTPASITAEGVKKVVFACDAGMGSSAMGATKFRNRIKAQRPDLTVINTSVDTIPPDCDIAVVQITLVERARKSVPNAQMVTINNFLADPALDTLYAQLTAEGGTKQEDSAPEQPKEENTPASSGTGILVRDGIRLNLKSVSKEEAIQAAGELLVKLGYVDSSYIDAMQEREKIVTTYMGLGVAIPHGTSQAKGTVKKTGIVVLQYPEGVVFGEEKAQLVFGIAGVGDEHLELLGKICGMLENEAVLEEFKTTNQIDWVLEKLN